One segment of Streptomyces roseifaciens DNA contains the following:
- a CDS encoding DsbA family oxidoreductase produces the protein MKVEIYSDIACPWCHVGKSRFEQALAAFPGADGVEVVYRPFQLDPHAPEEPLPHREVLAAKYGPQSVAMDDHITRLGADEGLTFDFDSVVENNSLLAHRLLRFVLEKYGRDAQARLKGRLLEAHFGEGLDIGDREHLTDAAVTVGLDRDPVAVFLDGDDLHDEVLDEIEEARQRGVTAVPTFVFEGQWAVQGGQDPATFLKILQQVAEATGAEAGAGAGAGEACADGACAV, from the coding sequence GTGAAGGTCGAGATCTACAGCGACATCGCCTGCCCCTGGTGCCACGTCGGCAAGAGCCGCTTCGAGCAGGCCCTGGCCGCGTTCCCCGGTGCCGACGGCGTCGAGGTGGTCTACCGGCCCTTCCAGCTCGACCCGCACGCCCCCGAGGAGCCGCTGCCCCACCGCGAGGTGCTGGCCGCCAAGTACGGGCCGCAGTCCGTCGCCATGGACGACCACATCACGCGGCTGGGGGCGGACGAGGGACTCACCTTCGACTTCGACAGCGTCGTGGAGAACAACTCCCTCCTCGCCCACCGGCTCCTGCGCTTCGTCCTGGAGAAGTACGGGCGGGACGCCCAGGCCCGGCTCAAGGGGCGGCTGCTGGAGGCCCACTTCGGCGAGGGGCTCGACATCGGCGACCGCGAGCACCTGACGGACGCCGCCGTCACCGTGGGCCTGGACCGGGATCCCGTCGCCGTCTTCCTCGACGGCGACGACCTGCACGACGAGGTCCTCGACGAGATCGAGGAGGCGCGGCAGCGGGGCGTCACCGCGGTGCCGACGTTCGTGTTCGAGGGGCAGTGGGCCGTCCAGGGCGGGCAGGACCCGGCCACCTTCCTGAAGATCCTCCAGCAGGTCGCGGAGGCGACCGGGGCCGAGGCCGGGGCCGGGGCAGGAGCCGGCGAGGCCTGCGCGGACGGCGCCTGCGCGGTCTGA
- a CDS encoding DUF2277 domain-containing protein: MCRSIKTLRPPMTPSVEEEDIRAAALQYVRKVSGFHHPAAHNQAVFDEAVTAVAAATQRLLDGLEVRGAAKP; encoded by the coding sequence ATGTGCCGCAGCATCAAGACCCTGCGCCCGCCGATGACGCCCTCCGTCGAGGAGGAGGACATCCGCGCCGCCGCCCTGCAGTACGTACGGAAGGTGTCGGGGTTCCACCACCCCGCCGCGCACAACCAGGCCGTCTTCGACGAGGCGGTGACCGCCGTCGCGGCGGCCACGCAGCGGCTCCTGGACGGTCTGGAGGTGCGCGGCGCCGCGAAGCCCTAG
- the npdG gene encoding NADPH-dependent F420 reductase, with translation MTTSDVAQDAKKAPAKDPWELPDVSGLVVGVLGGTGDQGRGLAYRLAKAGQQVIIGSRAAERAQAAAGELGLGIEGADNAECARRSDIVIVAVPWDGHAKTLEGLREELSGKLVVDCVNPLGFDKKGAYALKPEEGSAAEQAAALLPDSRVTAAFHHLSAVLLQDPEIEAIDTDVMVLGESRADTDIVQALAGRIPGMRGVFAGRLRNAHQVESLVANLISVNRRYKAHAGLRVTDV, from the coding sequence ATGACTACTTCTGATGTTGCCCAGGACGCGAAGAAGGCCCCGGCGAAGGACCCTTGGGAGCTCCCCGACGTCTCCGGCCTCGTGGTCGGCGTGCTCGGCGGCACCGGTGACCAGGGCCGCGGCCTCGCCTACCGGCTGGCCAAGGCCGGCCAGCAGGTGATCATCGGCTCGCGGGCGGCCGAGCGCGCGCAGGCGGCCGCCGGCGAGCTGGGCCTCGGCATCGAGGGCGCCGACAACGCCGAGTGCGCCCGCCGCAGCGACATCGTGATCGTCGCCGTGCCGTGGGACGGCCACGCCAAGACCCTCGAAGGGCTGCGCGAGGAGCTTTCCGGCAAGCTCGTCGTCGACTGCGTCAACCCGCTGGGCTTCGACAAGAAGGGCGCCTACGCCCTCAAGCCGGAGGAGGGCAGCGCCGCCGAGCAGGCCGCCGCGCTGCTGCCGGACTCGCGCGTGACCGCCGCCTTCCACCACCTCTCCGCGGTGCTCCTGCAGGACCCGGAGATCGAGGCGATCGACACCGACGTGATGGTGCTCGGCGAGTCGCGGGCCGACACCGACATCGTGCAGGCCCTGGCGGGCCGCATCCCCGGCATGCGCGGCGTCTTCGCGGGCCGGCTGCGCAACGCCCACCAGGTGGAGTCGCTCGTCGCCAACCTGATCTCGGTGAACCGCCGCTACAAGGCCCACGCCGGGCTGCGCGTCACCGACGTCTGA
- a CDS encoding S1 family peptidase, translated as MTAIRPRAAWMTGLLASAVAASLLTGAPAHAIAGDETADGAYAFTAKLDIEGRRYCSAALVEQEWLISAASCFTDDLTKDRYVPEGAPRLKTTATIGRTDITGKGGSVVDVVELVPHKDRDLVMARLARPVTDVKPVRFSPDRLMAGETVRVTGYGRTKDEWVPDRMHDAEFKIDSLANGTMNLSPKSSGAAVCAGDTGGPAFKDVGGFYELVGIHNTSGQAGCFGSDESETRRTATEVRVDDIKGWVRAVTARTVLSRHNWKDAVHTASGNFTRDYRRGNAPRKDLFVVWADGSASVFQGADPADDSHPFSAEYSVAPKGSYWKNAEAVTGTRVTDDTSSGTSSDGLTVRWNTGKLSTFTHLDEYGLFEEKTLVYRNSWKNARSIVAGRHSSNGLRDDLAVLWADGSWSTYTDTGINGVSKETQMTGATEAMIDAQLASGPFTGKGTDDIIVRWKNGMTDLLPGFQANGSYEGDDISLRPEDSAWKYAQILTAGSFGGGGGEDLLIRWADGNLSYYADVDASGTHKEIQLVG; from the coding sequence ATGACTGCCATACGTCCGCGCGCCGCGTGGATGACCGGGCTTCTCGCGTCCGCCGTCGCGGCAAGCCTGCTGACCGGCGCCCCCGCGCACGCGATCGCCGGCGACGAGACCGCCGACGGCGCCTACGCCTTCACGGCGAAGCTCGACATCGAGGGACGGCGCTACTGCTCCGCCGCCCTCGTCGAGCAGGAGTGGCTGATCAGCGCCGCCAGCTGCTTCACCGACGACCTGACCAAGGACCGCTACGTCCCCGAGGGCGCTCCCCGGCTGAAGACGACCGCCACCATCGGCCGCACGGACATCACGGGCAAGGGCGGCAGCGTGGTGGACGTCGTCGAGCTCGTCCCGCACAAGGACCGCGACCTGGTGATGGCGCGGCTGGCGCGGCCGGTCACGGACGTCAAGCCGGTCCGCTTCAGCCCCGACCGGCTGATGGCGGGAGAGACCGTTCGGGTGACCGGCTACGGCCGGACCAAGGACGAGTGGGTTCCCGACCGCATGCACGACGCCGAGTTCAAGATCGACTCGCTCGCGAACGGCACCATGAACCTCTCCCCCAAGTCGTCCGGCGCCGCCGTGTGCGCAGGCGACACGGGCGGACCGGCCTTCAAGGACGTCGGCGGCTTCTACGAGCTGGTCGGCATCCACAACACCTCCGGCCAGGCCGGGTGCTTCGGCTCGGACGAGTCCGAGACGCGCCGCACGGCCACCGAGGTCCGTGTCGACGACATCAAGGGGTGGGTGCGGGCCGTCACCGCCCGCACGGTCCTGTCCCGGCACAACTGGAAGGACGCCGTCCACACGGCCTCGGGCAACTTCACCAGGGACTACCGCAGGGGCAACGCCCCCCGCAAGGACCTGTTCGTCGTGTGGGCCGACGGCTCGGCCAGCGTCTTCCAGGGCGCCGACCCGGCAGACGACAGCCACCCCTTCTCGGCGGAGTACTCGGTCGCCCCCAAGGGCAGCTACTGGAAGAACGCCGAAGCCGTCACCGGCACCCGTGTCACCGACGACACCTCCAGCGGCACCAGCAGCGACGGGCTCACCGTCCGCTGGAACACCGGCAAGCTCTCGACCTTCACCCACCTCGACGAGTACGGCCTCTTCGAGGAGAAGACCCTCGTCTACCGCAACAGCTGGAAGAACGCCCGCTCGATCGTGGCCGGCCGCCACAGCTCCAACGGTCTGCGAGACGATCTGGCCGTCCTCTGGGCCGACGGTTCCTGGTCCACGTACACCGACACCGGCATCAACGGCGTCTCGAAGGAGACCCAGATGACCGGGGCGACGGAGGCCATGATCGACGCGCAGCTCGCCTCCGGCCCGTTCACCGGCAAGGGCACCGACGACATCATCGTCCGCTGGAAGAACGGCATGACGGACCTCCTGCCCGGTTTCCAGGCGAACGGCTCCTACGAGGGAGACGACATCAGTCTCCGCCCCGAGGACTCGGCCTGGAAGTACGCCCAGATCCTGACGGCCGGTTCCTTCGGGGGCGGCGGCGGGGAGGACCTTCTCATCCGCTGGGCCGACGGCAACCTCAGCTACTACGCCGACGTGGACGCCTCCGGCACCCACAAGGAGATCCAGCTCGTCGGCTGA